In one window of Aceticella autotrophica DNA:
- the speB gene encoding agmatinase, with protein MINKDNFANNSKYLCSNNDYENSSIVIIGAPMDYTVSFKPGTRFGPQAIRAASLSLEAYSVYMNRNLLDKKYCDLGDLTLPFGNVEKSLKIIGDAAKEIIQDDKKPLFLGGEHLISAPIIKEVNNKYGEELVVLHFDAHTDLRTKYFDEENSHATVIRKAAKFLNNKNIYHFGIRSGIKEEYEFAWKNTNMFLFEVIEPIKMVLNDIKNKPIYITFDIDVLDPAYAPGTGTPEPGGITSKEALEAIHILKDMNVVGMDLVEVSPDYDHSGITSILAAKLIREAILSFL; from the coding sequence TTGATTAATAAGGATAATTTTGCAAATAATAGCAAGTATTTATGCAGCAATAATGACTATGAGAATTCTTCCATAGTCATTATTGGAGCACCAATGGATTATACAGTAAGTTTTAAACCAGGAACAAGATTCGGACCACAAGCAATAAGAGCAGCATCACTCAGCTTAGAGGCTTACAGTGTTTATATGAACAGAAATTTACTTGACAAAAAATATTGTGATTTAGGTGATCTAACTTTACCTTTTGGTAATGTTGAAAAAAGTTTGAAAATTATTGGTGATGCTGCTAAAGAAATTATACAAGATGATAAAAAACCTCTCTTTTTAGGAGGAGAACATTTAATAAGTGCACCAATAATAAAAGAAGTTAATAATAAATATGGAGAAGAATTAGTAGTCTTACATTTTGATGCACATACGGATTTAAGAACAAAATATTTTGATGAGGAAAATTCTCATGCAACTGTTATAAGAAAGGCTGCAAAATTTTTGAATAATAAAAATATCTATCATTTTGGTATACGATCGGGTATTAAGGAAGAATATGAATTTGCTTGGAAAAACACCAATATGTTTTTATTCGAGGTAATTGAACCAATAAAAATGGTTTTAAATGATATCAAAAATAAGCCTATTTATATTACATTTGATATAGATGTACTTGACCCTGCCTATGCACCTGGAACAGGAACACCAGAACCCGGCGGCATCACTTCAAAAGAGGCACTTGAAGCAATTCATATCTTGAAGGATATGAATGTTGTTGGAATGGATCTTGTAGAAGTTTCGCCTGATTATGATCATTCTGGAATAACATCTATTCTTGCAGCAAAATTAATAAGGGAAGCAATTTTATCATTTTTATAA
- a CDS encoding GNAT family N-acetyltransferase, whose product MEIREILDYDKFKVFLKPNWSSEIIVVHRTVYKPEDLKGFFAYDEDRNIIGMIGYIIKNNGCEIVILESFKQNTGIGTVLINKIEDIVKKEACSRISLITTNDNLNALGFYQKRGFRIKAVYPGAVNETRIIKPEIPLAASNGIPIRDEIELEK is encoded by the coding sequence ATGGAAATACGAGAAATACTAGATTACGATAAATTCAAAGTTTTCCTCAAACCGAACTGGAGTTCTGAAATTATTGTTGTACACAGAACTGTATACAAACCAGAAGATTTAAAAGGCTTTTTTGCATATGACGAAGATCGCAATATAATAGGTATGATAGGATATATCATAAAAAATAATGGGTGTGAAATTGTAATTCTTGAAAGTTTTAAACAAAATACAGGTATTGGAACTGTTTTAATTAATAAAATTGAGGATATAGTCAAAAAAGAGGCATGCAGTAGAATATCGCTTATAACAACAAATGACAATCTTAATGCTCTTGGATTTTATCAAAAAAGGGGATTCAGGATAAAGGCTGTTTATCCTGGAGCTGTTAATGAAACAAGAATAATAAAACCTGAAATACCGCTTGCTGCAAGCAATGGAATACCCATAAGAGATGAAATCGAACTTGAGAAGTAG
- a CDS encoding alpha-hydroxy-acid oxidizing protein, which produces MNWNEIRKKARENMKGYCRACKRCDGIACAGEIPGMGGTGTGRSFIANIEAIDRWRLELKTLHDIQKPDITSEIFGYKINMPVIAAPMTGLKGNAGGFLTEREYALMAAEACKNIGTIYMSGDANDPDMYPVGLDAILKTGVIGIPFSKPRTVKEIIEKANLAKKAGAMAFGIDVDGAGLIMMIRSGQFVGPKSKKEIKEIVDNIDLSLVLKGIMTVEEAEIAADAGAKAIVVSNHGGRVLDFTMGTADVLPDIVKAVGDKILVLVDGGIRSGVDVLKMLSLGAKAVLIGRPLMVAAHGGGREAIEFYLKKVADELYQAMILTGCKDLSSTPKVYRAN; this is translated from the coding sequence ATGAACTGGAATGAAATTAGAAAAAAAGCAAGAGAAAATATGAAAGGATATTGCAGAGCTTGCAAAAGGTGTGACGGAATTGCTTGTGCAGGCGAAATTCCTGGGATGGGCGGAACAGGTACAGGACGCAGCTTTATAGCAAATATAGAAGCAATTGATAGGTGGCGCCTTGAACTTAAGACACTTCATGATATACAAAAACCTGATATAACATCTGAAATTTTTGGATACAAAATAAATATGCCGGTTATTGCTGCACCAATGACGGGGCTCAAAGGAAATGCGGGCGGATTTTTGACTGAAAGGGAATATGCATTAATGGCGGCTGAAGCCTGTAAAAATATTGGTACAATCTATATGTCTGGAGATGCCAATGACCCTGACATGTATCCTGTTGGGCTTGACGCGATTTTAAAAACAGGAGTAATAGGGATTCCGTTTAGTAAACCGAGAACAGTTAAGGAAATCATAGAGAAGGCAAACTTAGCAAAGAAAGCGGGAGCAATGGCTTTTGGCATTGATGTTGATGGAGCTGGTCTTATAATGATGATTAGAAGTGGGCAATTTGTAGGACCGAAATCAAAAAAAGAAATAAAAGAAATAGTAGACAATATAGATTTGTCGTTAGTTTTAAAGGGCATTATGACTGTTGAAGAAGCAGAAATTGCTGCAGATGCTGGCGCAAAGGCTATTGTCGTATCAAATCATGGCGGTCGTGTTTTAGATTTTACTATGGGAACTGCAGATGTACTGCCCGACATTGTCAAAGCTGTCGGCGACAAAATTCTGGTTTTAGTAGATGGCGGCATAAGGTCTGGTGTTGATGTCTTAAAGATGCTATCACTTGGTGCAAAGGCAGTACTTATAGGAAGACCTCTTATGGTTGCTGCGCATGGAGGCGGCAGGGAAGCTATAGAGTTTTATCTTAAGAAGGTTGCCGATGAGTTATATCAGGCGATGATATTGACTGGATGCAAAGACTTATCAAGCACACCTAAAGTATATAGAGCAAATTAA
- the safA gene encoding SafA/ExsA family spore coat assembly protein — MDGEYLNRHHIPCKTMYIVKPGDTMWSIANMYGIPLDCLIKANPQIPNPNLIYPGQEICIPAYCPPVGPCKTVYIVKPGDTMWSIANMYGISLDCLIKANPQIPNPNLIYPGQQICIPTHYPSVGPYKTVYIVKPGDTMWSIANMYGIPLDCLIKANPQIPDPNLIYPGQQIYIPNYPPIDPPIS; from the coding sequence ATGGATGGAGAATATCTAAATCGTCATCATATACCATGTAAAACAATGTATATAGTGAAACCCGGTGATACTATGTGGTCAATAGCCAACATGTATGGCATACCTCTTGATTGCTTGATAAAAGCAAATCCGCAAATACCGAATCCAAACTTAATCTATCCGGGACAAGAAATATGCATACCGGCGTATTGCCCACCTGTTGGTCCATGTAAAACAGTATATATAGTAAAACCCGGCGATACTATGTGGTCAATAGCCAACATGTATGGTATATCTCTTGATTGCCTGATAAAAGCAAATCCGCAAATACCGAATCCAAACTTGATCTATCCGGGGCAACAAATATGCATACCGACACATTATCCATCTGTTGGTCCATATAAAACAGTATATATAGTAAAACCCGGCGACACTATGTGGTCAATAGCCAACATGTATGGCATACCTCTTGATTGCCTGATAAAAGCAAATCCACAAATACCAGATCCAAACTTAATCTATCCGGGGCAACAGATATATATACCAAATTATCCACCAATAGATCCACCAATTTCTTAG
- a CDS encoding oxaloacetate decarboxylase subunit alpha gives MPKIKITETVLRDAHQSLLATRMTTDEMLPIAEKLDSVGYHSIEAWGGATFDACMRYLNEDPWERLRALKKVFKKTPIQMLLRGQNILGYKHYPDDIVTEFIMKSVENGISIIRIFDALNDIRNLETSITATKKAGAHAQAAIVYTISPVHSIKQYLKISRDLCDMGADSICIKDMAGILTPYNAYNLIKSLKQEINIPIQLHSHYTSGMAGMAYLKAIEAGVDIIDTAISPLALGTSQPATETMVTVLKNTQYDTELDLKVLSEIAEYFKGIKKKHTKDKDMSLLMCIDTDVLNYQIPGGMLSNLISQLKQQNALDKFQEVLKEVPSVRKDLGYPPLVTPMSQIVGTQAVLNVITGERYKIIPKEVKDYVKGLYGRSPAQISEKLKDKIIGDDEVIIARPTDFLYPQLKNIKNEIKEYYEQEEDVLSYALFPQVAMRYFEYRRAKKYKIDGSLVNMEDKTYPV, from the coding sequence ATGCCTAAGATTAAAATAACTGAAACGGTATTAAGAGATGCACATCAATCACTTTTAGCGACAAGAATGACTACTGATGAAATGCTTCCTATAGCTGAAAAACTTGACTCTGTCGGATATCATTCAATAGAAGCATGGGGCGGTGCTACATTTGACGCATGTATGAGATATCTTAACGAAGACCCATGGGAAAGGTTAAGAGCTTTAAAAAAGGTTTTTAAAAAAACACCAATACAAATGCTGCTGCGGGGTCAAAATATTTTAGGGTATAAACATTATCCGGATGATATTGTTACAGAATTTATAATGAAATCAGTTGAAAATGGTATTAGTATAATAAGAATTTTTGATGCTCTAAATGATATTAGAAATTTAGAAACATCTATCACAGCTACAAAAAAGGCAGGTGCACATGCACAGGCAGCAATTGTCTATACAATAAGTCCTGTACATAGTATTAAACAATATTTAAAAATATCAAGAGATTTATGTGATATGGGTGCAGATTCAATTTGTATAAAAGATATGGCAGGTATTCTAACACCATACAATGCATATAACCTTATAAAATCACTAAAACAAGAAATTAATATACCTATACAACTTCATAGTCATTATACAAGTGGTATGGCAGGTATGGCATATTTGAAAGCTATTGAAGCTGGTGTTGATATAATTGATACTGCAATATCTCCTTTGGCATTAGGAACATCTCAGCCAGCAACTGAAACAATGGTAACCGTTTTAAAAAATACTCAATATGACACTGAGCTTGACCTTAAAGTTTTATCTGAAATTGCAGAATATTTCAAAGGGATAAAGAAAAAACATACAAAAGATAAGGATATGTCTTTATTAATGTGTATTGATACTGATGTCCTTAATTATCAAATACCGGGTGGTATGCTTTCAAATTTGATATCTCAATTAAAACAACAAAATGCGCTGGATAAGTTTCAAGAGGTATTAAAAGAAGTACCGAGTGTAAGAAAAGACCTTGGATATCCTCCACTTGTTACACCTATGAGTCAAATAGTTGGTACACAAGCTGTATTAAATGTCATCACAGGTGAAAGATATAAAATAATTCCAAAAGAAGTAAAAGATTATGTTAAAGGTCTTTATGGAAGGTCACCTGCACAAATATCAGAAAAGTTAAAGGATAAAATTATAGGAGACGATGAAGTAATTATTGCAAGACCTACAGATTTTTTATATCCCCAACTTAAAAATATAAAAAATGAAATAAAAGAATACTATGAACAAGAAGAAGATGTTTTGTCATATGCTTTGTTTCCGCAAGTTGCAATGCGATATTTTGAATATAGAAGAGCTAAAAAATATAAAATAGACGGTTCTCTTGTAAATATGGAAGATAAAACATATCCAGTTTAA
- a CDS encoding ATP-binding cassette domain-containing protein — protein sequence MLFYYSLFSLQPYFLPRIYESTIEGKYKLNYIYLLLTFVTFMSTSMMNYPNNYFLQCIRKYTKQLIWEQNKKKNYLYFINNEVGNIQNLISEVSRSVRNIQYEVIQVIIKSIVMVIIYTIILYRYSIILSASYAVSYLIFFLVSCLLSKENRKSIKEVLKSSSKINAYTIDYYKNIDTIITNKSFDLENSIYDKLLDNEKTSYYNLQKKIDNSHLLQQVILTMITLMLLIIESYFKKNFVADISFLLILIYSAFNLSSFGKAFLSLLEYKDRIKVALEMLEYGKTDKTSLRNFKEISDNKAPCIQLVNLSFSYNKKPVIKNINISINNKDKIAIIGKNGSGKSTLLKLIAGLLTDYQGEIIWNKKSNLYFNKIGYYSQSANLFDRSIYENMIYPKESYPIEEVKKLVKKLNLNSLVINEEDLLNKTPGDFGAKFSGGEKQKILIARAIVNKAPIVLFDEITASLDKQTDTLFTKILNEFFEDSIVICATHKKVGIEAFNKVYDLDAK from the coding sequence ATGTTATTCTACTATTCACTATTTTCTTTACAGCCTTATTTTTTGCCACGAATATATGAATCCACAATTGAAGGTAAATATAAATTAAATTATATATATTTATTGTTGACATTTGTAACTTTTATGTCAACTTCGATGATGAACTATCCAAATAATTATTTTCTACAATGCATTAGGAAATATACGAAACAATTAATTTGGGAACAAAATAAAAAAAAGAATTATTTGTATTTTATTAATAATGAAGTTGGAAATATACAAAATTTAATATCAGAAGTATCACGCTCAGTACGTAATATACAGTATGAAGTCATACAAGTTATCATAAAATCTATTGTAATGGTTATTATTTACACAATTATATTATATAGGTACAGCATAATTTTGTCTGCTTCGTATGCTGTATCTTATTTAATATTTTTTCTTGTGTCATGTTTACTGTCAAAAGAGAATAGAAAAAGCATAAAAGAAGTATTAAAGTCAAGTTCAAAAATTAATGCATATACAATAGATTATTATAAAAATATTGATACTATTATTACAAATAAATCTTTTGATCTAGAAAATTCGATTTATGATAAATTGCTTGATAATGAAAAAACATCATATTATAATCTTCAGAAGAAAATTGATAATTCGCATTTATTACAACAGGTCATTTTGACAATGATAACTCTTATGCTGTTAATTATAGAATCGTATTTCAAAAAAAATTTTGTAGCTGATATATCGTTTCTTTTAATACTAATTTACTCAGCTTTTAATCTAAGTAGCTTTGGAAAAGCATTCTTGTCGCTACTTGAATATAAGGATAGAATCAAAGTTGCTTTAGAAATGCTGGAGTATGGAAAAACTGACAAAACAAGTTTACGTAATTTTAAAGAAATATCAGATAATAAAGCTCCTTGCATTCAATTGGTAAATCTGTCTTTTTCTTATAATAAAAAACCTGTAATTAAAAATATTAATATAAGCATCAACAATAAAGATAAGATTGCAATTATAGGCAAGAATGGTTCTGGAAAATCAACATTACTTAAATTAATAGCAGGTCTTTTAACTGATTACCAAGGTGAAATAATCTGGAATAAGAAAAGTAATCTATATTTTAACAAAATAGGTTATTATTCTCAATCTGCTAATCTCTTTGACCGTTCAATCTATGAAAATATGATTTATCCAAAGGAAAGTTATCCTATAGAAGAAGTAAAAAAATTAGTTAAGAAATTAAATTTGAATTCTTTGGTAATTAATGAGGAGGATTTATTAAACAAAACGCCGGGAGATTTCGGAGCGAAGTTTTCGGGAGGAGAAAAGCAGAAAATATTGATAGCAAGAGCTATTGTTAATAAGGCCCCAATTGTTTTATTTGATGAAATAACAGCATCTTTAGATAAACAAACTGACACGCTCTTCACCAAAATACTGAATGAGTTCTTTGAAGATAGCATTGTAATTTGTGCAACACATAAAAAAGTTGGCATTGAGGCATTTAATAAGGTGTATGATCTGGATGCTAAATAA
- a CDS encoding pseudouridine synthase, protein MERLQKFLAECGIGSRRKCEQFIRDGFVKVNGKIVKELGIKVEPLEDKVEYNNKIVTKSEKLIYIMLNKPTGYVTTVKDQFNRASVLDLIDIKERIYPVGRLDYNTSGLLLLTNDGALTYKLTHPKHEVLKTYIAEIKSIPSDIELEELRNGIIIDNFKTSKAKIKILKIKDNTSIVEVQIHEGRNRQIRRMFDYIKHTVIKLKREKIGEIGLGKLKIGHWRYLNDKEINYLKKLCL, encoded by the coding sequence ATGGAAAGACTGCAAAAATTCCTTGCTGAATGTGGAATAGGTTCAAGGAGAAAATGTGAACAATTTATAAGGGATGGGTTTGTAAAGGTAAATGGTAAAATTGTAAAAGAACTTGGAATTAAAGTAGAACCTCTTGAAGATAAAGTAGAATATAATAATAAAATTGTTACGAAATCAGAAAAATTAATTTATATTATGCTAAATAAGCCGACGGGATATGTTACAACTGTAAAAGATCAATTTAACAGAGCTTCTGTTTTAGATCTAATTGATATTAAAGAGAGAATATATCCTGTAGGAAGGCTTGATTATAATACATCAGGTCTTCTTTTATTAACAAATGATGGTGCACTTACTTATAAATTAACACATCCTAAACATGAAGTTTTAAAAACATATATAGCTGAAATAAAAAGTATACCATCTGATATAGAATTAGAGGAATTAAGAAATGGTATAATAATTGATAATTTTAAAACTTCAAAAGCAAAGATAAAAATATTAAAGATAAAAGATAATACAAGTATTGTTGAAGTACAAATACATGAAGGGCGTAACAGACAGATAAGAAGAATGTTTGATTATATCAAACATACTGTTATTAAACTTAAAAGAGAAAAAATAGGTGAAATAGGTCTTGGAAAATTAAAAATAGGACATTGGAGATATTTAAACGATAAAGAAATAAACTATTTGAAAAAATTATGTTTATAA
- the speE gene encoding polyamine aminopropyltransferase, with translation MDLWFTENHANNIKYSLKVNKTLNVEKTDYQDLAVIETEQYGRILVLDGILQTTEKDEFVYHEMIVHVPLFTHKNPRSVLIVGGGDGGAIKEILKHNSVERIVLAEIDRKVVENAKKYLQNISYGLDNDKVEIMIGDGIKYVNEHKNEFDIVIVDSTDPIGPAVGLFTIDFYKSVYECLKDDGIIVAQTESPFIYGNLINKLSKMFKQIYPITKPYICIIPTYPGSLWTFTMGSKKYDPENIDTNNIPKIDTKYYTPQIHKAAFILPKFVKDIFEEV, from the coding sequence ATGGATTTGTGGTTTACAGAAAATCATGCAAATAATATTAAATATTCACTTAAAGTTAATAAAACATTGAATGTCGAAAAGACAGATTATCAGGATTTAGCTGTCATAGAAACAGAACAATATGGTAGAATACTTGTTTTGGATGGTATTTTACAAACTACAGAAAAAGACGAATTTGTTTATCATGAGATGATAGTACATGTACCACTATTTACACATAAAAATCCCCGTAGTGTTTTGATAGTTGGTGGTGGTGATGGTGGTGCAATAAAAGAAATATTAAAGCATAACTCTGTTGAAAGAATAGTTCTTGCAGAAATAGATAGAAAAGTAGTAGAGAATGCAAAAAAATATCTTCAGAATATTAGTTATGGGCTTGATAATGATAAAGTAGAAATTATGATTGGCGATGGAATAAAATATGTCAATGAACATAAAAATGAATTTGATATTGTAATCGTAGATTCTACAGATCCCATAGGTCCTGCAGTAGGTCTTTTTACAATTGACTTCTATAAGTCTGTTTATGAATGTTTGAAAGATGATGGTATAATTGTTGCACAAACAGAATCGCCATTTATATATGGAAATTTGATTAACAAATTAAGCAAAATGTTTAAACAGATTTATCCTATTACAAAACCATATATATGTATAATCCCTACATATCCTGGTAGTTTATGGACATTTACAATGGGATCAAAAAAATATGACCCTGAAAATATAGATACGAATAATATACCTAAAATTGATACAAAATATTATACACCACAAATACATAAAGCCGCTTTTATATTGCCGAAATTTGTTAAAGATATATTTGAAGAGGTGTAA